A DNA window from Streptomyces bacillaris contains the following coding sequences:
- a CDS encoding DUF6207 family protein, with product MTAASGAGTKEIDEQHLVESGLVVLDITVDDDETAHRVVVASGQHGGN from the coding sequence GTGACCGCAGCTTCAGGAGCAGGCACGAAGGAAATCGATGAGCAACACCTCGTCGAGTCGGGCCTGGTGGTGCTCGACATCACCGTGGACGACGACGAGACCGCGCACCGGGTCGTCGTCGCGTCGGGCCAGCACGGGGGAAACTAG
- a CDS encoding tectonin domain-containing protein — protein sequence MADWVKVAGGLSAISAGSRTTVWGVNAASAIYHYTNYDGNPWINIPGGLSDIGAGADGIVWGVNSGNQIYRYTGDQSTTNWVGINGSLVRIDAGSRTNVWGVDSAGSIYRYTNHDSNPWLKIPGSLSDIGAGADGTVWGVNSSNRVYRYTGDQDPSDPWADVNGSLKRIAVGSRTNVWGIDPAGSIYRYTNNDASGTNPWIKIPGTAVDIAAGADGTVWHINAGGEIFRYTGDQPS from the coding sequence ATGGCGGACTGGGTGAAGGTCGCGGGAGGTCTCTCGGCCATCTCGGCGGGGTCCAGGACGACGGTGTGGGGTGTGAACGCGGCGAGCGCGATCTACCACTACACGAACTACGACGGAAACCCCTGGATCAACATCCCGGGAGGCTTGAGTGACATCGGCGCCGGGGCGGACGGCATCGTCTGGGGCGTCAACAGCGGCAACCAGATCTACCGGTACACCGGAGACCAGAGCACGACGAACTGGGTGGGCATCAACGGCAGCCTGGTCCGCATCGACGCGGGCTCCCGGACCAACGTGTGGGGCGTCGACTCCGCCGGCAGCATCTACCGGTACACCAACCACGACTCCAACCCGTGGCTCAAGATCCCCGGCTCGCTCAGTGACATCGGCGCCGGGGCGGACGGCACCGTCTGGGGCGTCAACAGCAGCAACCGGGTCTACCGGTACACCGGGGACCAGGACCCCTCCGACCCGTGGGCGGACGTCAACGGCAGCCTGAAGCGGATCGCGGTGGGCTCCCGGACCAACGTGTGGGGCATCGACCCGGCCGGCAGCATCTACCGGTACACCAACAACGACGCCAGCGGCACCAACCCCTGGATCAAGATTCCCGGCACTGCCGTCGACATCGCCGCCGGCGCCGACGGCACCGTCTGGCACATCAACGCCGGTGGTGAGATCTTCCGCTACACCGGCGACCAGCCCAGCTGA
- a CDS encoding relaxase domain-containing protein, which yields MAVDIRIVRAGQMYRYYLRETVVGDGRRPARTPLRAAQEQAGVPVGRWMGRGLAALGLAPDEEVTEAQLRNLFGERGRHPYADRIEADRLAQGASPTEAYRAGALGRRVTVHRSRTAQDSPTRVTPSRG from the coding sequence ATGGCAGTCGATATCAGGATCGTTCGGGCCGGGCAGATGTACCGCTATTACCTGCGGGAGACCGTCGTCGGTGACGGCCGCCGTCCGGCCCGTACGCCGTTGCGTGCCGCCCAGGAGCAAGCCGGTGTCCCGGTAGGGCGCTGGATGGGCCGGGGCCTGGCCGCGCTCGGTCTCGCGCCGGATGAGGAGGTCACCGAGGCGCAGCTGCGGAACCTGTTCGGCGAGCGCGGCCGCCACCCGTACGCGGACCGGATCGAGGCCGACCGGCTCGCCCAAGGCGCTTCCCCGACGGAGGCGTATCGGGCCGGCGCCCTCGGCCGCCGGGTGACGGTCCACCGCAGCCGTACGGCCCAGGACTCACCCACACGGGTGACGCCCTCCAGGGGCTAA
- a CDS encoding 3'-5' exonuclease, translating to MTDTTIETETAEATVVVPAQEPYVPEALGATRIALLLAEHTGELVTAEDVTELVAQEHLEVVDHYKGWPMYSTAAARDLDAGLVRAVVGERVAWEAASLPRDAAAARIGWHWSDLVRMGEAGRITTGRGGRYLVTDLDAMAQEADGEQHVTAQSAATGVLEIRASDWKYVEAAGWIRPAETYEKEVGRYRTVTVALYRLGDVRALLELPGVDWESVRGLPKGAPSPLREYARLAPTRAAAVRGFAQSLADRHGVTVWAWSSPYSGCWELDWERIEDLPSVATVRRELADDAEAGAYASEITLCPAWGEITREARALLEPGRAVILDTETTALDGRTVEIAVIDAATGRKLMGTLVNPDAPISDGARWVHGITDEMVTDARPFAKVLPRLRKVTEGRTVLAYDQLVPTQARTVGPRGLRLPVGTPAAPGEPGGIVATVRGGGLQGEVSAYGLTGSDRAARIDSTFQTYYDNRYRSRCAH from the coding sequence GTGACGGACACGACCATCGAGACCGAGACGGCTGAGGCCACCGTGGTGGTCCCGGCGCAGGAGCCGTACGTTCCCGAGGCCCTCGGGGCGACCCGGATCGCCCTCCTGCTTGCCGAGCACACCGGCGAGCTGGTCACCGCCGAGGACGTCACCGAACTCGTCGCCCAGGAGCACCTGGAGGTGGTCGACCACTACAAGGGCTGGCCGATGTACTCCACGGCCGCCGCGCGTGACCTCGATGCCGGTCTGGTGCGCGCCGTCGTGGGGGAGCGGGTGGCGTGGGAGGCGGCGAGCCTGCCCCGGGACGCGGCCGCCGCCCGGATCGGCTGGCACTGGAGCGATCTGGTGCGCATGGGCGAGGCGGGCCGGATCACCACCGGGCGCGGCGGCCGGTACCTGGTCACCGACCTGGACGCGATGGCGCAGGAGGCCGACGGCGAGCAGCACGTCACCGCGCAGTCCGCGGCCACGGGCGTGCTGGAGATCCGGGCGAGCGACTGGAAGTACGTGGAGGCCGCCGGGTGGATCCGCCCGGCGGAGACGTACGAGAAGGAGGTCGGCCGCTACCGTACGGTCACCGTCGCGCTGTACCGGCTCGGTGACGTCCGCGCGCTGCTGGAGCTGCCCGGCGTCGACTGGGAGTCCGTACGGGGCCTGCCCAAGGGGGCACCGTCCCCGCTGCGCGAGTACGCCCGTCTCGCCCCGACCCGCGCGGCGGCCGTCCGTGGTTTCGCTCAGTCCCTGGCCGACCGGCACGGCGTGACCGTCTGGGCCTGGAGTTCGCCGTACTCCGGCTGCTGGGAGCTGGACTGGGAGCGGATCGAGGACCTGCCCAGCGTGGCCACCGTGCGCCGGGAACTGGCCGACGACGCTGAGGCTGGCGCCTACGCCTCGGAGATCACCCTGTGCCCGGCCTGGGGCGAGATCACCCGGGAGGCGCGGGCACTGCTGGAGCCCGGCCGGGCGGTGATCCTCGACACCGAGACCACCGCCCTGGACGGGCGCACCGTCGAGATCGCCGTCATCGACGCGGCCACCGGCAGGAAGCTGATGGGCACCCTGGTCAACCCGGATGCTCCGATCAGCGACGGGGCCCGCTGGGTGCACGGCATCACCGACGAGATGGTCACCGACGCCCGCCCGTTCGCGAAGGTGCTTCCCCGGCTCCGCAAGGTCACCGAGGGCCGGACCGTCCTCGCCTACGACCAGCTGGTCCCCACCCAGGCCCGTACGGTCGGGCCCCGGGGGTTAAGGCTGCCGGTAGGTACGCCCGCCGCGCCGGGGGAGCCGGGCGGGATCGTCGCCACCGTCCGGGGCGGTGGCCTCCAGGGCGAGGTGAGCGCATACGGCCTGACTGGTAGCGATCGGGCCGCCAGGATCGATTCCACTTTCCAGACGTATTATGACAATAGGTATCGCTCTCGGTGCGCGCATTGA
- a CDS encoding class I SAM-dependent methyltransferase, producing MSTPATPHPPLDTAKQEAFAGEVLDVLNKSALALLTSAGHQCGLFDTLAALPPSTSAEIAEAAALNERYVREWLGGMVVGGFVGYDPERHTYVLPPEHAACLTTAAGPDNLAGMMQYIGLMGEVEQQVVRCFREGGGVPYSAYPRFQRLQAEESARVYDLALVDTIVPLVPGITERLREGIDVLDVGTGQGHAPLVLARAFPASRFNGLDQSEPAIETARAEAARAGLDNLRYMLADSTQITGEYDVITAFDVIHDLARPAETLTAIAKALRPGGTFLMGDFAASSRLEENIGHPFGPALYTFSVFYCMTTSLSTGGAGLGTAWGQETAEGMLRDAGFESIDIKTVEGDPFNIYYVATKP from the coding sequence ATGTCCACTCCCGCAACACCGCATCCGCCTCTGGACACCGCTAAGCAGGAGGCGTTCGCGGGTGAAGTCCTCGACGTCCTGAACAAGAGCGCACTCGCACTGCTGACCAGCGCCGGTCACCAGTGCGGCCTTTTCGACACGCTGGCCGCCCTCCCGCCGTCGACCAGCGCCGAGATCGCCGAGGCGGCGGCCCTGAACGAGAGGTACGTGCGCGAGTGGCTGGGCGGCATGGTCGTCGGCGGATTCGTGGGGTACGACCCGGAGCGGCACACGTACGTCCTGCCTCCGGAACACGCCGCCTGCCTCACGACCGCGGCCGGCCCCGACAACCTGGCGGGGATGATGCAGTACATCGGGCTCATGGGTGAGGTTGAGCAACAGGTGGTGCGCTGCTTCCGCGAGGGCGGCGGCGTGCCGTACTCGGCCTATCCCCGTTTCCAGAGGCTCCAGGCCGAGGAGAGCGCCCGGGTGTACGACCTGGCGCTCGTGGACACGATCGTGCCGCTGGTGCCGGGGATCACGGAGCGGCTACGGGAAGGCATCGACGTCCTGGACGTGGGCACCGGGCAAGGGCACGCTCCGCTCGTCCTGGCGCGGGCGTTTCCCGCCAGCCGCTTCAACGGCCTGGACCAGTCGGAACCCGCCATCGAGACCGCACGCGCCGAGGCGGCCCGCGCCGGGCTGGACAACCTCCGCTACATGCTCGCTGATTCGACCCAGATCACCGGGGAGTATGACGTCATCACCGCGTTCGATGTGATCCACGACCTGGCGCGGCCGGCCGAGACCCTGACGGCGATTGCGAAGGCCCTGCGCCCGGGCGGCACCTTCCTCATGGGCGACTTCGCCGCCTCCAGCAGGCTGGAGGAGAACATCGGGCACCCCTTCGGTCCCGCGCTTTACACGTTCTCCGTCTTCTACTGCATGACGACCTCGCTCAGTACCGGCGGTGCGGGCCTGGGTACGGCCTGGGGCCAGGAGACGGCGGAGGGGATGCTCCGGGACGCCGGCTTCGAGAGCATCGACATCAAGACCGTGGAGGGCGACCCGTTCAACATCTACTATGTCGCGACCAAGCCCTGA
- a CDS encoding helix-turn-helix domain-containing protein yields MRHHAHIAPAANELHVHRTTLTLWLAQAADQLGGLHLDDATTRAELHLALEATAPDGGDDPARLPRRGGRTYRQP; encoded by the coding sequence CTGCGCCACCACGCCCATATCGCCCCCGCCGCGAACGAACTTCACGTCCACCGCACCACGCTGACCCTGTGGCTGGCCCAGGCCGCCGACCAGCTCGGGGGCCTGCACCTCGACGACGCCACCACCCGTGCCGAACTCCACCTCGCCCTGGAGGCCACCGCCCCCGACGGCGGCGACGACCCCGCACGGCTCCCCCGACGCGGCGGACGCACCTACCGGCAGCCATAG
- a CDS encoding RHS repeat-associated core domain-containing protein has protein sequence MSVTLLDGTIAMATQRQAPAAPEKPAAVTQAADIPSARVAARLSGKRVEALSERTETSTTWVNKDGSLTTELTAGPVRFEDEATGEWRDVDLDLVAAGAGVEPKAHPEGLKLAGRTGTPATSLKAAQAARATDLVTLGEGDEQITLQWKGGLPAPKLEGNRAEYVNAVPGADVVVEATRTGFEQYVEIKQKPTTDGYTYTLPLKAKGLKAEQQADGSVVFTDKKNKKTAVMPAPVMWDSTVDEASGEHTRRVPVAMKVVRKGSTIDLVVTPDPKFLADPATKYPVTVDPSTSALSNVFDTYVQQGETRDWSTDVELDLGNPGTKNADGTFRTARSFISWNTAPISDALVTDAKLSLWNFHSANYTGSSCPTQPWEVWSTGAATTSSRWTAQPAWTAKKATSSETRGNPSCSTQPDGWINANVTTLVQEWASAKASRGHMGLRATDESVTGQWKRVNSANAATNPPKLVVTYNYRPRTGTKQEAGPPYFSYGGAYTVNTLTPTLRDTFVDADGDKVNGTFQIFDNATNTQVGNVIVSPYVPSGQVASVTVPAGVLTNGKTYKFRTSPYDGAHYNTGWSAWKTFTVDTTAPSAPTAISSTDYPTGQWVKGAGQAGTFTVTPPSGSDHNWLEWSLDGLTWTKVTTGGTSGSKAINIAPPKDGTHTLQVRAVDKADNKSEAIDYTFHAGPGGFIQPSEGERTARRLPLVSEAEASKFNNVAFSWRRSEADPWVRIPAGQVTSGGTPLAAWPVPMTGGKSAPLVWNATDTVDPDGSVQIKADFTGPNSATGSTEPLTVIVDRNASGAATGNVGPGSVNLLTGDYTLSATDASGFDLSVSRTASSRNPDKGDKQEGQAAIFGKEWVSGTAAELTESDFSHIRKISDTAVAVVDSEAEETHFTANAAKTGWIPEPGAEDLTLKGSVTGSFTLSDSEGTVTTFTKPDPAASTWQVSSTLLDGLANTTTTVVSETVTVDGKKLARPKRVIAPTSAATAAACTADPATKGCRVMEFVYGATTTATGSTLGDVVGQVKEVRLWSTAPGATAATARTVQTYLYDSSGRLRQTWNPQITPSLKTEYTYDSAGRVTSLTPPGELPWAFTYGKAGNAATAGDGMLLKASRSGLQQGTTGTETGTAATSVVYDVPLTGGAAPYTMGAAEVKAWGQADAPTDATAVFPADVSPASHSGNGLAAGSYARADITYLGVSGRAVNTATPGGHITTTEYDRFGNTVRELSAGNRALALGLSAGDRAAQAELGIGQLAAAERADLLATKSVYNDTGTRELEEFGPLRRIDLTADLKSGTATLVPVGTPVTARSWTVNEYDAGRPTDGTAKVRDQVTKVTTGAQVREHSTVLGEARVTQTVYDWAKGLPTKTVKDPGGLAITETTEYDAQGRITKQLLPGATGSDAATRVTAYWSATGTGACQGRPEWADLVCSTGPAGAITGGGSNPTALPTTTTEYDWWGNPAKVTDTANGATRTTTTTYDTAGRQIKVTVTGGVGAAVPEATTEYAPATGRAVRTVSPTGGTITKVFDKLGRQVSYTDADGGVTTTEYDLLDRPVKNTDNVPSTVTYTYDHNVEPRGLATRTTDSVAGAFQTTYDADGSVSSEKLPGGYTLTQTEDSTGATLNRSYTRDSDGTLVYSDTVTESIHGQVTSHDGWSDQTYGYDAVGRLVTVEDTADTICTKRTYAFDSRTNRKSLTRATGAPGADCPTTGGTTISHTYDSADRLVDAGYVYDAFGRTTTVPGNGTIGFYVNDLAHQQTADGKRQTWQLDANLRSRSWKTETGSGSTWTQTGSKLNHYDSDSDNPRWIVEDTASGALTRNVQSATGDLAATTSKAGDTVLQLTTIHGDVALQLPLDTSKPPTSLDSDEYGSPRAGQAATRYNWLGAKQRSTETLTGLTLMGVRLYNPNSGRFLSLDPVYGGNANAYDYVHGDPLNRFDLDGKFSWKKKWKTFRTKSWKKWTRRGIRIGAAVGAAVGTGAICAMTAGAGCIVAGFVLGTAAGSIDYQARFLFQRKKRMNRNDHVKNIGLYAIPGVAGASVGKLKYLSKFFRGSGKRRK, from the coding sequence TTGTCCGTCACGCTGCTCGACGGCACCATCGCGATGGCTACACAGCGCCAGGCGCCTGCCGCACCGGAGAAGCCGGCGGCCGTCACGCAGGCCGCGGACATTCCGTCCGCCCGTGTCGCCGCCCGGCTGTCGGGCAAGCGGGTGGAGGCTCTGTCGGAGCGTACGGAGACCTCCACGACCTGGGTGAACAAGGACGGCTCGCTCACCACCGAGCTGACGGCCGGTCCGGTCCGCTTCGAGGACGAGGCGACCGGGGAGTGGCGCGATGTCGATCTGGATCTGGTCGCCGCCGGGGCAGGGGTGGAGCCCAAGGCGCACCCCGAGGGGCTGAAGCTGGCCGGCCGGACCGGAACCCCGGCCACCTCGCTGAAGGCCGCCCAGGCCGCCAGGGCCACCGATCTGGTCACGCTCGGCGAGGGCGACGAGCAGATCACGCTGCAGTGGAAGGGTGGTCTGCCCGCCCCGAAGCTGGAGGGGAACCGTGCCGAGTACGTCAACGCCGTTCCCGGCGCGGACGTCGTGGTCGAGGCGACCCGTACCGGGTTCGAGCAGTACGTCGAGATCAAGCAGAAGCCCACGACGGATGGCTACACCTACACACTGCCGCTGAAGGCCAAGGGCCTGAAGGCCGAGCAGCAGGCCGACGGCAGCGTGGTGTTCACGGACAAGAAGAACAAGAAGACCGCGGTGATGCCCGCGCCGGTGATGTGGGACTCCACCGTCGACGAGGCCTCCGGTGAACACACCCGCCGCGTGCCCGTGGCGATGAAGGTCGTGAGGAAGGGCTCGACCATCGACCTGGTCGTCACCCCCGACCCGAAGTTCCTCGCGGACCCCGCCACCAAGTACCCGGTCACTGTCGACCCCTCCACGTCGGCGCTTTCCAACGTCTTCGACACCTACGTCCAGCAGGGCGAGACCCGTGACTGGTCCACGGATGTCGAACTCGACCTGGGCAACCCCGGCACGAAGAACGCCGACGGCACCTTCCGTACCGCCCGGTCGTTCATCTCCTGGAACACCGCCCCGATCTCCGACGCGCTCGTGACGGACGCGAAGCTGTCGCTGTGGAACTTCCACTCCGCCAACTACACCGGATCCTCGTGCCCCACTCAGCCGTGGGAAGTGTGGTCCACCGGGGCCGCGACGACCTCCTCCCGCTGGACGGCCCAGCCGGCGTGGACCGCGAAGAAGGCCACCTCCTCCGAAACGAGGGGCAACCCTTCCTGCTCGACCCAGCCCGACGGGTGGATCAACGCCAACGTCACCACGCTGGTGCAGGAATGGGCCTCCGCGAAGGCATCCCGCGGCCACATGGGCCTGCGCGCCACTGACGAGAGCGTCACCGGGCAGTGGAAGCGGGTCAACTCCGCCAACGCCGCCACCAACCCCCCAAAGCTCGTCGTCACTTACAACTACCGGCCCCGGACGGGTACGAAGCAGGAGGCCGGCCCGCCGTACTTCTCCTACGGCGGCGCCTACACCGTCAACACCCTCACCCCGACGCTGCGCGACACGTTCGTCGACGCCGACGGTGACAAGGTCAACGGGACCTTCCAGATCTTCGACAACGCCACCAACACCCAGGTCGGCAACGTCATCGTCTCCCCGTACGTGCCCTCGGGCCAGGTCGCCTCGGTGACCGTCCCCGCCGGCGTGCTCACCAACGGCAAGACGTACAAGTTCCGCACCTCCCCCTACGACGGAGCCCACTACAACACCGGCTGGTCGGCGTGGAAGACCTTCACCGTCGATACCACCGCCCCCTCAGCCCCGACAGCAATATCGTCGACGGACTACCCGACAGGCCAGTGGGTCAAGGGCGCGGGCCAGGCCGGCACGTTCACCGTCACCCCGCCCTCGGGCAGTGACCACAACTGGCTGGAATGGTCACTGGACGGACTGACCTGGACCAAGGTCACCACCGGCGGCACCTCCGGCAGCAAGGCCATCAACATCGCCCCGCCGAAGGACGGCACCCACACCCTGCAGGTGCGGGCGGTGGACAAGGCGGACAACAAGTCCGAGGCCATCGACTACACCTTCCACGCCGGCCCCGGCGGATTCATCCAGCCTTCCGAGGGGGAGCGCACCGCACGCCGTCTCCCGCTGGTGTCCGAGGCCGAAGCCTCCAAGTTCAACAACGTGGCCTTCTCCTGGCGCCGTTCCGAGGCCGACCCCTGGGTCCGCATCCCGGCCGGACAGGTCACCTCCGGCGGCACCCCGCTGGCCGCCTGGCCCGTCCCGATGACCGGCGGCAAGAGCGCGCCGCTCGTCTGGAACGCCACCGACACCGTCGACCCGGATGGCAGCGTTCAGATCAAGGCCGACTTCACCGGCCCCAACTCCGCCACCGGCTCCACCGAGCCCCTCACCGTCATCGTCGACCGCAACGCCTCCGGCGCCGCCACCGGCAACGTCGGACCAGGATCGGTGAACCTGCTCACGGGCGACTACACGCTCTCCGCCACCGACGCCTCCGGCTTCGATCTGTCGGTCTCCCGTACGGCTTCCTCACGTAACCCGGACAAGGGCGACAAGCAGGAGGGCCAGGCAGCCATCTTCGGCAAGGAGTGGGTCTCGGGCACCGCCGCAGAGCTGACGGAGTCCGACTTCTCCCACATCCGCAAGATCTCCGACACGGCCGTCGCCGTGGTCGACTCCGAGGCTGAGGAGACGCATTTCACCGCCAACGCAGCGAAGACCGGCTGGATCCCCGAGCCGGGCGCTGAGGATCTGACGCTCAAGGGGAGTGTGACCGGGTCGTTCACCTTGTCCGACAGTGAGGGTACGGTGACGACCTTCACCAAGCCCGACCCGGCCGCGTCCACCTGGCAGGTCTCCAGCACTCTGCTGGACGGTCTGGCCAACACCACCACCACCGTCGTCTCAGAAACCGTGACCGTGGACGGCAAGAAGCTGGCCCGCCCCAAGCGGGTCATCGCTCCCACCTCGGCTGCCACGGCGGCGGCCTGCACGGCGGACCCGGCGACCAAGGGCTGCCGGGTGATGGAGTTCGTGTACGGCGCGACCACCACGGCCACCGGCAGCACCCTCGGTGACGTCGTCGGCCAGGTGAAGGAGGTCCGCCTGTGGTCCACCGCCCCCGGTGCGACCGCCGCGACCGCCCGCACCGTGCAGACGTACCTATACGACAGCTCCGGCCGCCTGCGCCAGACCTGGAACCCACAGATCACCCCGTCTCTGAAGACGGAGTACACCTACGACAGCGCAGGCCGCGTCACCAGCCTCACGCCGCCCGGCGAACTGCCCTGGGCCTTCACCTATGGCAAGGCGGGCAACGCCGCCACCGCCGGTGACGGCATGCTCCTGAAGGCATCTCGCTCTGGGCTCCAGCAGGGCACCACGGGCACGGAGACCGGCACCGCCGCCACTTCGGTGGTGTACGACGTACCGCTGACCGGCGGGGCAGCTCCGTACACGATGGGCGCCGCCGAGGTGAAGGCCTGGGGCCAGGCCGACGCGCCCACCGATGCCACCGCCGTCTTCCCCGCTGACGTTAGCCCTGCTTCTCACTCCGGCAACGGCCTTGCTGCTGGCTCCTACGCCCGCGCCGACATCACCTATCTGGGCGTCTCCGGACGCGCGGTCAACACCGCCACCCCCGGCGGGCACATCACCACCACCGAGTACGACCGCTTCGGCAACACCGTCCGCGAACTGTCGGCCGGCAACCGGGCCCTCGCGCTCGGACTGAGCGCCGGAGACCGGGCAGCCCAGGCAGAACTCGGGATCGGCCAGCTGGCCGCAGCCGAACGGGCCGACCTGCTCGCCACCAAGTCCGTGTACAACGACACCGGCACGCGCGAGCTGGAGGAGTTCGGCCCGCTGCGGAGGATCGACCTCACCGCCGACCTCAAGTCCGGAACCGCGACGCTGGTTCCAGTCGGGACACCGGTCACCGCCCGCTCCTGGACCGTCAACGAGTACGACGCCGGGCGCCCCACCGACGGCACGGCGAAGGTGAGGGACCAGGTCACTAAGGTCACCACCGGTGCTCAGGTGCGTGAGCACTCCACCGTGCTCGGTGAAGCGCGGGTCACGCAGACGGTCTACGACTGGGCCAAGGGCCTGCCGACGAAGACCGTTAAGGACCCGGGTGGTCTCGCGATCACCGAGACCACCGAGTACGACGCCCAGGGGCGGATCACCAAGCAGCTCCTGCCCGGGGCGACCGGCAGCGACGCCGCGACCCGGGTGACCGCCTACTGGTCCGCCACGGGCACCGGCGCCTGCCAGGGTCGCCCGGAGTGGGCCGACCTGGTCTGCTCCACCGGACCCGCTGGCGCGATCACCGGCGGCGGCAGCAACCCAACCGCCCTGCCGACCACCACTACTGAGTACGACTGGTGGGGCAACCCGGCCAAGGTTACCGATACTGCCAACGGCGCTACTCGCACGACCACGACCACCTACGACACCGCCGGACGGCAGATCAAGGTCACCGTCACCGGGGGCGTTGGTGCGGCGGTTCCCGAGGCAACCACCGAGTACGCTCCGGCCACCGGCCGGGCGGTCAGGACGGTCTCGCCGACCGGCGGCACCATCACCAAGGTGTTCGACAAGCTCGGCCGCCAGGTGTCCTACACCGACGCCGACGGTGGTGTGACCACGACCGAGTACGACCTCCTCGACCGCCCGGTCAAAAACACGGACAACGTCCCGTCGACCGTCACCTACACCTACGATCACAACGTGGAGCCGCGCGGCCTCGCCACCCGGACCACCGACTCGGTCGCCGGTGCCTTCCAGACCACCTACGACGCCGACGGGTCGGTCAGCTCCGAGAAGCTGCCCGGCGGCTACACCCTCACCCAGACCGAGGACTCCACCGGCGCAACCCTCAACCGTTCATACACGCGCGATAGCGACGGCACGCTTGTCTACTCCGACACCGTGACCGAGTCCATCCATGGCCAGGTCACCAGCCACGACGGCTGGTCTGACCAGACCTACGGCTACGACGCGGTCGGTCGCCTGGTCACGGTCGAGGACACCGCGGACACCATCTGCACCAAACGGACCTACGCCTTCGACAGCCGCACAAACCGCAAATCCCTCACACGGGCAACGGGCGCTCCCGGCGCCGACTGCCCCACCACCGGGGGCACCACGATCAGCCACACGTACGACAGTGCCGACCGCCTGGTCGACGCCGGTTATGTATACGACGCGTTCGGTCGCACTACCACGGTCCCTGGCAACGGCACGATCGGCTTCTACGTCAACGACCTCGCCCACCAGCAGACTGCGGACGGCAAGCGACAGACCTGGCAGCTCGACGCCAACCTGCGCTCCCGCTCCTGGAAGACCGAGACCGGAAGTGGCAGCACCTGGACCCAGACTGGCTCCAAGCTGAACCACTACGACAGTGACAGCGACAACCCCCGCTGGATCGTTGAGGACACCGCCTCGGGTGCCCTGACTCGCAACGTCCAGTCCGCGACGGGTGACCTTGCCGCCACCACCAGCAAGGCCGGCGATACCGTTCTGCAACTCACCACCATCCACGGCGACGTGGCCCTCCAGCTCCCACTGGATACCAGCAAGCCACCTACCTCCCTGGATTCTGACGAGTACGGCAGCCCCCGGGCCGGTCAAGCGGCCACCCGCTACAACTGGCTCGGCGCCAAACAGCGCTCCACCGAGACGCTTACCGGCCTTACCCTCATGGGTGTTCGCCTCTACAATCCGAACAGCGGCCGCTTCCTCTCCCTTGACCCCGTTTACGGTGGCAATGCCAACGCGTACGACTACGTGCACGGCGACCCCTTGAATCGCTTCGACCTGGACGGAAAGTTCAGCTGGAAGAAGAAGTGGAAGACCTTCAGGACCAAGAGTTGGAAGAAGTGGACCCGAAGAGGAATCCGGATTGGTGCGGCTGTCGGAGCCGCTGTGGGAACAGGGGCAATCTGTGCCATGACCGCAGGGGCCGGTTGCATCGTTGCCGGGTTTGTTCTCGGGACCGCCGCAGGTTCAATCGACTACCAGGCGAGGTTCCTTTTCCAGCGCAAGAAGCGAATGAACAGGAACGACCATGTCAAGAACATCGGCTTGTATGCAATTCCTGGAGTTGCGGGCGCGAGCGTGGGAAAGCTCAAGTATCTAAGCAAGTTCTTCAGAGGAAGCGGAAAGCGTCGCAAGTGA
- a CDS encoding DDE-type integrase/transposase/recombinase, translated as MAEHHRADLVIDALDMAHGRGGLQPGCVIHSDRGSEYTSTRFQDRIRELELRQSCGRTGSCFDNAAAESFWALLKEEIGTRVWPDRATARADVFDFIETFYNRRRLRRHKVFGYLTTTETRQRHTLAA; from the coding sequence ATGGCCGAACACCACCGCGCCGATCTTGTCATCGATGCACTGGACATGGCCCACGGCCGCGGTGGACTGCAACCCGGCTGCGTGATCCACAGCGACCGCGGCAGCGAGTACACCTCGACCCGATTCCAGGACCGAATAAGGGAGTTGGAACTCCGCCAGAGCTGCGGACGCACCGGGTCCTGCTTCGACAACGCCGCCGCGGAGAGTTTCTGGGCCCTGCTCAAAGAAGAGATCGGCACCCGCGTCTGGCCTGACCGGGCCACCGCCCGTGCTGACGTTTTCGATTTCATCGAGACGTTCTACAACCGGCGCCGACTGCGCAGACACAAGGTCTTCGGCTACCTCACCACGACCGAGACCCGCCAACGGCACACCCTCGCGGCATAA